TGTGGCTGGGGAAGAAGGAGAGATACTCGCGGATCTTTTCGATGCAGGCCTCGTCGGACTCCACTTCGAGATCGGCAACGCCCGAGACCTTCGTGTGGATCTTCGCGCCGCCAAGGTCCTGCTCGGAGATTTCCTCGCCCACGGCGGCCTTGACGAGATAGGGCCCGGCCAGCGCCATGGAAGAGGTCCCCGAGACCATGGGCACAAAATCGGCGAGCCCCGGGATGTAGGCCGTCCCCGCCGCGCCGGGGCCCACCATGGCGCAGACCTGCGGGACGACGCCGCTCATCACGGCCTGCTCGCGAAAGAGAAAGCCCGCGCCGGCGAACATGCTCGGCGAGGTCTCGTGGGAACCCGCGCCCCCACCGCCGCCGCCGATGCGCGCGCCCGCGCTGTCGATGAGCCAGATGACCGGGATGCGCCACTTCAAAGCCATCTCGCGAAGGCGCGCCATCTTCTCCTCGCCCACGCGGCCCATGCTGCCGCCCATCACGGTAAAGTCATAGGACGCAATCGCCACGCGGCGCCCGTCCACCTCGCCGTAACCGGTCACCACCCCGTCGGCCGGGCTCTGCACCGGCTTGTCGCCGTGATGACGCCCCAGCAGGCCGAACTCGAAGAAGCTCCCCT
This region of Chrysiogenia bacterium genomic DNA includes:
- a CDS encoding acyl-CoA carboxylase subunit beta, with amino-acid sequence MKERIAKLEKARAEAQEHGGADKVARQHERGKLTARERIRLLVDEGSFFEFGLLGRHHGDKPVQSPADGVVTGYGEVDGRRVAIASYDFTVMGGSMGRVGEEKMARLREMALKWRIPVIWLIDSAGARIGGGGGGAGSHETSPSMFAGAGFLFREQAVMSGVVPQVCAMVGPGAAGTAYIPGLADFVPMVSGTSSMALAGPYLVKAAVGEEISEQDLGGAKIHTKVSGVADLEVESDEACIEKIREYLSFFPSHNQEAPPIKKGNDAPGRREEKLAELIPDNPRRAFDMKKVIKAIVDD